A genomic region of Peptoniphilus sp. ING2-D1G contains the following coding sequences:
- a CDS encoding Metallo-beta-lactamase superfamily (Apart from the beta-lactamases a number of other proteins contain this domain. These proteins include thiolesterases, members of the glyoxalase II family, that catalyse the hydrolysis of S-D-lactoyl-glutathione to form glutathione and D-lactic acid and a competence protein that is essential for natural transformation in Neisseria gonorrhoeae and could be a transporter involved in DNA uptake. Except for the competence protein these proteins bind two zinc ions per molecule as cofactor; High confidence in function and specificity), which produces MYKIHNIFTGFSGKLENVALGWGSIALLQSEEQNILIDTGSIGIRAHLPNLLSKYKLTVKDIDVVLLTHLHFDHAGNVSLFPKAKFIVGEEEWYYAHKQQVKDLYIENGNLFFLSNADLYLIDRNGEIPFLPKIKAMHTPGHTPGSISYIYSEGNINYMFVGDAVKNRGELVSGRVQMSLNSETSQNSIKKIKQSCDWLLPGHDNWLHLKDGELIEQKENYKVLLYGEGLTINNGKKKIILSMDSITG; this is translated from the coding sequence ATGTATAAAATTCATAATATTTTTACTGGGTTTTCAGGTAAACTAGAAAATGTAGCATTAGGTTGGGGTAGTATAGCTCTATTGCAAAGTGAAGAGCAAAACATATTGATTGATACGGGTAGCATTGGTATTCGTGCACACTTGCCAAACTTACTTAGTAAATATAAATTAACGGTAAAAGATATAGACGTTGTTTTACTTACACACCTACATTTTGATCATGCTGGAAATGTTTCTTTATTTCCTAAAGCAAAATTTATTGTAGGTGAAGAAGAATGGTATTATGCCCATAAACAACAGGTTAAAGACCTTTATATAGAAAATGGTAATTTATTTTTTTTATCAAATGCAGACTTATATTTAATTGATAGAAATGGAGAAATCCCCTTTTTGCCAAAAATCAAAGCAATGCACACTCCTGGCCATACTCCAGGTTCAATAAGTTATATCTATTCCGAAGGAAATATAAATTATATGTTTGTTGGAGATGCGGTGAAAAATAGAGGCGAGTTAGTTAGTGGAAGAGTACAAATGAGTTTAAACTCTGAAACAAGCCAGAATTCTATAAAAAAAATTAAGCAATCATGTGATTGGTTACTTCCCGGTCATGATAATTGGCTACACTTGAAAGATGGGGAATTAATAGAACAAAAAGAGAACTATAAAGTTTTACTATATGGGGAGGGTTTAACAATAAACAATGGAAAGAAAAAAATAATTTTATCAATGGATTCAATAACGGGGTAG
- a CDS encoding TRAP-type C4-dicarboxylate transport system (Tripartite ATP-independent periplasmic transporters (TRAP transporters) are a large family of solute transporters found in bacteria and archaea, but not in eukaryotes, that appear to be specific for the uptake of organic acids. They are unique in that they utilize a substrate binding protein (SBP) in combination with a secondary transporter; High confidence in function and specificity): MEIVSLLFISFFILAFLNIPIAVALGISSFLCMYFFGYDLSILPTQVYSGIAKFVLLAVPFFILSGNIMDKSGISSRLIRFVNSLVGHKKGGLIYATVIASLFFAAISGSGPACVAALGSILIPAMERNGYGRNFPSALMATGGSIGTVIPPSIPFVMYGLVTSVSITKLFMAGFIPGLLLGLVLIFTAKWQTKDWNIVLREKAGSEERKQAFVQAIPAIMMPVIILGGIYSGIFSPTEAAAVSCVYGLIVGFFIYKTLTIKTLYELFRTSVISAGNIMLVIAGASLFAWFCSVSGITQMISNSLLNIAGNQFKFLIIVNIVLLIAGCFVDSTSAIYLFCPIFVPVAKTLGYDLTALGVVFIVNLAIGNITPPIGLNLFCACSVGKTKITDVVKYSLPQLLGFLIILILITYIPKISTFLPILVYGSSL; the protein is encoded by the coding sequence GTGGAAATAGTATCTTTATTATTTATAAGTTTTTTTATTTTAGCATTTTTAAATATACCCATAGCAGTAGCATTAGGCATTTCAAGTTTTCTATGTATGTACTTTTTTGGTTATGATTTATCAATTCTTCCGACACAAGTTTATTCTGGGATCGCCAAATTTGTGTTATTAGCAGTACCTTTTTTTATTCTATCTGGAAATATTATGGATAAGTCTGGAATATCATCAAGATTAATTCGTTTTGTAAATTCTTTAGTTGGACATAAGAAAGGTGGGCTAATATATGCTACTGTCATTGCATCGCTTTTTTTCGCTGCAATATCTGGATCTGGACCTGCATGCGTAGCTGCATTAGGAAGTATATTGATCCCTGCAATGGAGAGAAATGGCTACGGTAGAAATTTTCCATCAGCTTTAATGGCAACAGGCGGATCTATTGGAACTGTAATTCCTCCTAGTATTCCGTTTGTAATGTATGGGTTAGTAACAAGTGTTTCAATTACGAAATTATTTATGGCAGGGTTTATTCCTGGATTATTGTTAGGGTTAGTGTTAATTTTTACTGCAAAATGGCAAACAAAAGATTGGAATATAGTCTTAAGAGAAAAAGCAGGTTCTGAGGAAAGAAAACAGGCATTTGTACAAGCTATTCCAGCGATTATGATGCCTGTTATAATATTAGGTGGCATATACTCAGGTATATTTTCTCCAACGGAAGCTGCTGCTGTTTCTTGCGTATATGGTTTAATTGTTGGTTTTTTCATTTATAAAACGTTAACCATAAAAACTTTGTATGAATTATTTAGGACTTCTGTAATATCTGCGGGAAACATTATGCTTGTAATTGCAGGAGCATCATTATTTGCATGGTTTTGCTCTGTTAGTGGGATTACTCAAATGATTTCTAATTCTCTTCTTAATATAGCTGGAAATCAATTTAAATTTTTAATTATTGTTAATATTGTGTTATTGATTGCAGGCTGTTTCGTTGATAGTACATCTGCTATTTATTTATTTTGTCCAATATTTGTTCCGGTAGCAAAAACTCTAGGTTATGATTTAACCGCACTAGGTGTTGTTTTTATAGTCAACTTAGCAATTGGAAACATAACCCCTCCTATAGGATTAAATTTGTTTTGTGCATGCTCTGTAGGTAAAACTAAAATTACAGACGTTGTGAAATATTCATTACCACAATTATTAGGTTTTTTAATTATTCTTATTTTAATAACGTATATACCTAAAATTTCTACTTTTTTACCTATTCTGGTTTATGGCTCGTCATTATAA
- a CDS encoding type I restriction system adenine methylase HsdM (Type I enzymes cleave at sites remote from recognition site; require both ATP and S-adenosyl-L-methionine to function; multifunctional protein with both restriction and methylase activities; High confidence in function and specificity), which translates to MNKQQLASTIWESANQMRSKIEAREYKDFILGFIFYKYLSDKEVRFFKSKGLSQEDIISINEDDEEYAEYVRNNLGYFISYEHLFSTWIAKGGDFEIANVRDALSAFDSNIDSVYKKLFENIFKTLSGGLSKLGENAQKQTKAAKSLINLIKRIPMDGSQDYDVLGFVYEYLISMFATNDRKKVGEFYTPHGVFVLMSEIIANHLKNEVIPQEVIKSIKDYSIEKWVFNANFERVCLSKCLGEYKEIDSWYCSMVWSAYLGLPLSFENQEKSQNYIEKT; encoded by the coding sequence ATGAATAAACAGCAATTAGCAAGCACGATTTGGGAATCAGCAAATCAGATGCGTTCAAAAATAGAGGCAAGAGAGTATAAAGACTTTATATTGGGATTTATTTTCTATAAATATTTATCGGATAAAGAAGTAAGGTTTTTCAAAAGCAAAGGTCTATCTCAGGAAGATATTATTAGTATTAATGAAGATGACGAAGAATATGCAGAGTATGTAAGAAACAACTTAGGCTATTTTATCTCCTATGAACATTTGTTTTCAACGTGGATAGCAAAAGGCGGAGATTTTGAAATTGCCAATGTAAGAGATGCTTTATCTGCATTTGATAGCAATATAGATAGTGTTTATAAAAAATTATTTGAAAATATCTTCAAAACCCTAAGTGGTGGATTATCTAAGTTAGGGGAAAATGCGCAAAAACAAACGAAGGCAGCAAAATCTCTTATTAATTTAATAAAGAGAATACCGATGGATGGGAGTCAAGACTATGATGTTTTAGGTTTTGTTTATGAATACTTAATATCCATGTTTGCTACAAATGATAGGAAGAAGGTAGGTGAATTTTATACACCTCACGGAGTTTTTGTTTTGATGTCAGAAATTATTGCTAATCATTTAAAAAATGAGGTTATTCCTCAAGAGGTCATCAAATCCATAAAAGATTATAGTATAGAGAAATGGGTATTTAATGCGAACTTTGAAAGAGTGTGTCTTTCGAAGTGTTTAGGAGAATATAAAGAAATAGATTCTTGGTATTGCTCTATGGTTTGGTCAGCCTATCTTGGTCTTCCCTTATCCTTTGAAAATCAGGAGAAATCTCAAAATTATATAGAAAAAACTTAG
- a CDS encoding Hypothetical protein (Family membership), producing MKKILKFITDILFSTVGIIGLAVMLTVTFGSVLSRFVLPVAWAFTEELTCGLFILVSLLGAALAVKEGDALGISIITDNLPLKIRRYFKIISGICTSFFGFLLLKYGIQMVQSEIRLEMKTAALQWPEAVFGSFIPIGGMALILCSIVYILNIIDEDFVNTNN from the coding sequence ATGAAGAAAATTTTAAAATTCATTACAGACATATTATTTTCAACTGTTGGAATAATTGGCTTGGCGGTAATGTTGACCGTAACATTTGGTAGTGTTTTAAGTCGTTTCGTTTTACCTGTAGCATGGGCTTTTACTGAAGAGTTAACCTGTGGGCTTTTTATTTTAGTATCTTTATTAGGAGCTGCTCTTGCTGTCAAAGAAGGAGATGCTTTAGGAATTTCAATAATAACTGATAATTTGCCACTGAAAATCAGGCGATATTTTAAAATTATTTCTGGAATTTGTACTTCTTTTTTTGGTTTTCTGCTATTAAAATATGGAATTCAAATGGTACAAAGTGAAATTCGACTTGAAATGAAAACGGCAGCACTACAATGGCCAGAAGCAGTATTTGGTTCTTTTATACCCATCGGTGGTATGGCTTTGATTCTTTGTTCAATAGTTTATATCTTGAATATTATAGACGAAGATTTTGTAAATACTAATAATTAA
- a CDS encoding SAF_AH_GD (Altronate dehydratase converts D-altronate into 2-dehydro-3-deoxy-D-gluconate and is part of a bacterial pathway for the degradation of D-galacturonate. D-galactarate dehydratase eliminates water from D-galactarate to yield 5-dehydro-4-deoxy-D-glucarate, initializing the degradation of D-galactarate. The function of the SAF domain in these enzymes is not clear. It may participate in dimerization; Family membership) → MKKVLIISEKDNLATTLVPIKVGETLHIDNQDIIAQQNIPKFHKIAIHNIFKGEPCYKYGQIIGVATTDIQKGDYVHIHNLESCRGRGDNNLLRRSL, encoded by the coding sequence ATGAAAAAAGTTTTAATTATTAGTGAAAAAGACAATTTAGCTACAACATTAGTACCAATTAAGGTTGGTGAAACCTTACATATTGATAACCAAGATATTATTGCACAACAAAATATTCCGAAATTTCATAAAATTGCTATCCACAACATATTTAAAGGAGAGCCCTGTTATAAATACGGGCAAATTATAGGTGTTGCAACCACAGATATACAAAAGGGTGACTATGTACATATTCATAACTTAGAGTCATGCCGTGGACGTGGGGATAATAATTTATTAAGGAGGTCTTTATGA
- a CDS encoding PBP2_TRAP_DctP10 (This subgroup includes TRAP transporter DctP10 and its similar proteins. TRAP transporters are a large family of solute transporters ubiquitously found in bacteria and archaea. They are comprised of a periplasmic substrate-binding protein (SBP; often called the P subunit) and two unequally sized integral membrane components: a large transmembrane subunit involved in the translocation process (the M subunit) and a smaller membrane of unknown function (the Q subunit). The driving force of TRAP transporters is provided by electrochemical ion gradients (either protons or sodium ions) across the cytoplasmic membrane, rather than ATP hydrolysis. This substrate-binding domain belongs to the type 2 periplasmic binding fold protein superfamily (PBP2). The PBP2 proteins are typically comprised of two globular subdomains connected by a flexible hinge and bind their ligand in the cleft between these domains in a manner resembling a Venus flytrap; Hypothetical protein), producing the protein MKLKNKLFLIVLMLTFVAITTTGCGKNTETTSSSPKTADDGKEVYNIKYECVLNEASYWYKMGEMMAEKLNEKSDGRINMEVYANAQLAGGNQQKGLENVINNVVQVDCRSSMLWQVMDDKLGVWAMPFFYDSTDQILRDLNGSEGYKAYEEVLNSKGLHLAGLVEYGPRPIASNTPIKSYEDMSGKKIRVASVELHLNGLKAFGSNPMAMNWSEMYTGLQQGTVDGMEAPYQVMIENTVYEVCKNFYDCNWVMDPGVVTVNADFYNSLPDDLQQVFDEVFQECREWEIEQYQTANKEAKERLVNEFGCTINPMSDEDLAKFEKAMESVIADYEKKVGKEYLELFRQ; encoded by the coding sequence ATGAAATTGAAAAACAAATTATTTTTAATTGTACTTATGCTAACTTTCGTCGCTATTACAACGACTGGATGTGGGAAAAATACTGAAACAACATCATCTTCCCCTAAGACTGCAGATGATGGTAAAGAAGTTTATAATATTAAATATGAATGCGTGTTGAATGAGGCATCATATTGGTATAAAATGGGTGAGATGATGGCTGAAAAATTAAATGAAAAATCAGATGGTCGAATCAACATGGAAGTATATGCTAATGCTCAACTTGCGGGAGGAAATCAACAAAAGGGTCTTGAAAATGTAATTAATAATGTTGTTCAGGTAGACTGTCGATCTTCTATGTTATGGCAAGTAATGGATGATAAGTTGGGTGTATGGGCAATGCCATTTTTTTATGATTCAACAGATCAAATATTAAGAGATCTTAATGGTTCGGAAGGATATAAAGCTTATGAAGAAGTATTAAATAGCAAGGGACTACATTTAGCTGGTCTAGTTGAGTATGGACCTAGACCAATTGCAAGTAATACACCCATCAAAAGCTATGAAGATATGTCTGGGAAAAAAATAAGAGTAGCTTCTGTTGAACTGCATTTGAACGGACTCAAAGCTTTCGGTAGTAATCCTATGGCTATGAACTGGTCAGAAATGTATACGGGATTACAGCAAGGCACAGTAGATGGGATGGAAGCACCTTATCAAGTTATGATAGAAAATACTGTTTATGAGGTTTGTAAGAATTTTTATGATTGTAATTGGGTAATGGATCCAGGGGTCGTAACAGTTAACGCTGATTTTTATAATTCTCTTCCGGATGATCTTCAACAAGTCTTTGATGAAGTGTTTCAAGAATGTAGAGAATGGGAAATTGAACAATATCAAACTGCAAATAAAGAGGCAAAAGAGAGATTAGTAAATGAGTTCGGTTGTACAATTAATCCTATGAGTGATGAGGATTTAGCAAAATTTGAAAAAGCAATGGAATCAGTAATTGCAGATTATGAAAAAAAAGTTGGCAAAGAATATCTTGAACTTTTTAGACAGTAA
- a CDS encoding putative RNA methyltransferase TTE1797 (Methyltransferases (MTs) constitute an important class of enzymes present in every life form. They transfer a methyl group most frequently from S-adenosyl L-methionine (SAM or AdoMet) to a nucleophilic acceptor such as nitrogen, oxygen, sulfur or carbon leading to S-adenosyl-L-homocysteine (AdoHcy) and a methylated molecule. The substrates that are methylated by these enzymes cover virtually every kind of biomolecules ranging from small molecules, to lipids, proteins and nucleic acids. MTs are therefore involved in many essential cellular processes including biosynthesis, signal transduction, protein repair, chromatin regulation and gene silencing; High confidence in function and specificity): MRKDRIIEGTISEVAFPNKSYVEEGDDKIALKGGILGQRVELKKTGRKKGKILGILEKSPLEDGEFCPHLQECGGCTYQSMTYESESKYKKMLMEKLFSEELGIEKIEYIPSPFYQAYRNKMEYTFSDEYKDGPLSLGMHKRNRFYEVVNTKYCNIVHEDFNIIMDFTRRYFDGKLKPYHKIRHTGNLRHLMLRRNLEGEVLVNLVTTWEEADYKEYFSKLQHLPIEGKIVGIIHTLNDSPSDAIVPEKTEIIYGRDYLTEKISGLEFKISLYSFFQTNTHSAKRLYQLAQDMIEDIAELNLLDLYSGTGTITQIVGQRAKSALGIEIVEEAVNAARENAKINEISNVEFICGDVFEETKNLEYKPDIVIIDPPREGINPRAIDKIIEFAVEKYLYISCNPITLVRDLKIFREKGYEIKELKILDQFPRTYHVEAITLMSRV; the protein is encoded by the coding sequence ATGAGAAAAGATAGAATAATTGAAGGAACTATTTCAGAAGTTGCCTTTCCAAATAAATCCTATGTAGAAGAAGGAGACGATAAAATAGCTCTAAAGGGCGGAATCTTGGGACAAAGAGTTGAACTGAAAAAAACAGGGAGAAAAAAGGGAAAAATACTTGGAATTTTAGAAAAATCGCCCCTTGAAGATGGAGAATTTTGTCCGCATCTTCAGGAATGCGGAGGATGTACCTATCAGAGCATGACCTATGAAAGCGAAAGCAAGTACAAAAAAATGCTCATGGAAAAATTATTCAGCGAAGAACTTGGAATAGAAAAAATAGAATACATACCTTCCCCCTTTTATCAAGCCTATAGAAACAAGATGGAGTATACCTTTTCCGATGAATATAAAGACGGACCCCTAAGCCTTGGCATGCACAAGAGAAACAGATTTTATGAAGTGGTAAATACAAAATATTGCAATATAGTCCATGAAGACTTCAATATAATAATGGACTTCACCAGAAGATATTTCGATGGAAAATTAAAACCCTATCATAAAATCAGACACACGGGCAACCTAAGACACCTGATGCTAAGAAGAAATTTAGAAGGAGAAGTATTGGTGAATCTGGTCACCACATGGGAAGAAGCGGACTACAAAGAATACTTCAGCAAATTGCAACACCTGCCCATAGAAGGAAAAATAGTCGGAATAATTCACACCCTTAATGACTCTCCTTCAGATGCAATAGTTCCGGAAAAAACAGAGATAATATACGGAAGAGATTATTTGACGGAAAAAATATCGGGACTTGAATTTAAAATCTCTCTATATTCGTTTTTTCAAACAAACACCCACTCAGCCAAAAGGCTTTATCAATTAGCACAAGATATGATTGAAGACATAGCAGAGCTGAATCTTTTAGACCTGTACTCAGGCACAGGCACTATCACACAGATAGTAGGTCAAAGAGCAAAAAGCGCCTTGGGAATAGAAATAGTTGAAGAAGCGGTAAACGCCGCACGAGAAAATGCGAAAATAAACGAAATTTCCAATGTAGAATTCATCTGCGGAGACGTATTTGAAGAAACCAAAAACTTGGAATATAAACCGGACATAGTGATAATAGATCCGCCAAGAGAAGGAATAAACCCAAGGGCAATAGACAAAATAATAGAATTCGCAGTGGAAAAATATCTATACATATCCTGTAACCCAATAACACTCGTAAGAGACTTAAAAATCTTTAGAGAAAAGGGATATGAAATAAAAGAACTTAAAATATTGGACCAGTTTCCGAGAACCTATCACGTTGAAGCGATTACCCTGATGTCGCGAGTGTAA
- a CDS encoding altronate hydrolase (Altronic acid hydratase) (Family members include the C termini of D-galactarate dehydratase (which is thought to catalyse the reaction D-galactarate = 5-keto-4-deoxy-D-glucarate + H2O, [1] and altronate hydrolase (altronic acid hydratase, which catalyses D-altronate = 2-keto-2-deoxygluconate + H2O [2]. As purified, both enzymes are catalytically inactive in the absence of added Fe2+, Mn2+, and beta-mercaptoethanol. Synergistic activation of altronate hydrolase activity is seen in the presence of both iron and manganese ions, suggesting that the enzyme may have two ion binding sites. Mn2+ appears to be part of the enzyme active centre, but the function of the single bound Fe2+ ion is unknown. The hydratase has no Fe-S core; High confidence in function and specificity) has product MRGYRRKDGSFGIRNHFLIIPTSICATHVAEKIAEKIPNAIALPNQHGCCQIGSDQEQTELTLAGFGLNPNTGAVLVVGLGCDGIQAKRLANTISSSGKITDYIIIQECGSTIESISIGVKKAERLYKSFYLQEQEIGCISDLVLGLECGGSDSTSGLASNPTIGYVSDKLIELGGSCILSETTEVIGAEHLLAKRFISIEEREKFLKFVEATEKRAFTMGEDLRTGQPTPGNKAGGLSTIEEKSLGCMYKAGTSPFVGALSYSESLSHKKHGLYFMDTPGQDINSITGMVAGGANIIIFSTGRGTPTGNPISPVIKITGNYKTYQNMCDNIDINASAIISGKCNIKQLGEKTFDFILQVANGKLTKSELLGHKEFGIQIQTPTF; this is encoded by the coding sequence ATTAGAGGATATCGACGAAAGGATGGAAGTTTTGGAATAAGGAATCATTTTTTAATTATTCCAACCTCAATTTGCGCAACACATGTTGCTGAAAAAATAGCTGAAAAGATTCCTAACGCTATTGCTCTTCCAAACCAACATGGTTGTTGCCAAATTGGTTCAGATCAAGAACAAACAGAATTAACTTTAGCTGGATTTGGTTTAAATCCTAATACCGGAGCAGTACTTGTTGTTGGTTTAGGTTGTGATGGTATTCAAGCTAAAAGATTAGCTAATACAATTTCTTCTTCCGGCAAAATAACCGATTATATTATAATACAAGAGTGTGGCAGTACAATTGAATCAATTTCTATAGGTGTTAAAAAAGCTGAGAGATTATATAAATCATTCTATTTACAAGAACAAGAGATTGGTTGTATTTCAGACTTGGTCCTTGGACTAGAATGTGGTGGTTCTGATTCCACAAGTGGTTTAGCTTCTAACCCAACCATTGGCTATGTATCAGACAAATTAATTGAACTTGGTGGTAGCTGTATTCTAAGCGAAACAACAGAAGTTATTGGAGCTGAACACCTATTAGCAAAACGGTTTATTAGTATTGAAGAACGTGAAAAATTCTTAAAATTTGTTGAAGCTACTGAAAAAAGAGCTTTTACTATGGGAGAAGATTTACGTACAGGCCAACCAACTCCTGGAAACAAAGCAGGCGGTCTCTCAACAATTGAAGAAAAATCTTTAGGTTGTATGTACAAAGCTGGTACCTCTCCTTTTGTGGGAGCTTTGTCTTATTCTGAAAGTTTAAGTCATAAAAAACACGGATTGTATTTTATGGATACCCCTGGACAAGACATAAATTCCATTACCGGTATGGTTGCAGGGGGAGCGAATATTATTATCTTTTCTACCGGAAGAGGAACCCCAACAGGTAACCCCATTTCGCCTGTAATAAAAATAACAGGCAACTATAAAACATATCAAAATATGTGTGATAATATTGACATTAATGCTAGTGCAATAATTAGTGGTAAATGTAATATAAAGCAACTTGGTGAAAAAACTTTCGACTTCATTTTACAAGTTGCAAATGGAAAATTAACTAAATCTGAATTACTGGGTCATAAGGAATTTGGTATTCAAATACAGACTCCTACATTTTAA